In Fibrobacter sp. UWT2, a single genomic region encodes these proteins:
- a CDS encoding sigma 54-interacting transcriptional regulator: MNRHESMLRIAASSDISVLLLGESGSGKEVAARFIHAHSKRSEGPFIALNCGAVAKGLSESILEGHHKGAFTGASEERLGIVRAAAHGTLFLDEIGEMPLEIQCKLLRILQERSVMPLGSSTALPVDFRLVCATNRDLRSEVRAGRFREDLYFRLNVFPIKIPPLRDREDFALIAQEIWKEVGDSTALSAREMPLLANKEWPGNVRQLKNVLQRYSLLKPYGITLSKILEEEFLEQIEVRSVTEPASLYDTSPIRRNSSSPEWNLIYSELEKNKGNRKATAKKLGISRGCLYYQIRKHGS, translated from the coding sequence ATGAACAGACACGAATCCATGTTACGCATTGCGGCAAGCTCCGACATCTCGGTGCTACTGCTTGGGGAATCGGGCAGCGGCAAAGAAGTTGCCGCCCGCTTTATCCACGCCCACAGCAAGCGTTCGGAAGGCCCCTTTATAGCCCTCAATTGCGGGGCCGTGGCCAAGGGGCTTTCCGAAAGCATCCTGGAAGGTCACCACAAGGGCGCCTTTACCGGCGCCTCCGAAGAGCGCCTGGGAATCGTGCGGGCGGCGGCTCATGGCACGCTCTTTCTCGACGAAATCGGAGAGATGCCGCTCGAAATACAATGCAAGCTGCTGCGCATTCTGCAGGAACGTTCCGTCATGCCGCTCGGCAGCTCCACCGCCCTCCCCGTAGACTTCCGGCTAGTCTGCGCCACCAACCGCGACTTACGTTCCGAAGTCCGGGCCGGGCGATTCCGCGAAGACCTTTACTTTCGACTAAACGTATTCCCCATCAAGATTCCGCCCCTGCGGGATCGCGAGGACTTCGCCCTTATCGCACAGGAAATCTGGAAAGAAGTCGGCGACAGTACCGCCCTCTCTGCAAGAGAAATGCCGCTACTCGCAAACAAGGAATGGCCCGGCAACGTGCGTCAACTCAAGAATGTCCTGCAGCGCTATTCTCTGCTCAAACCCTACGGAATTACTTTATCTAAAATACTGGAAGAAGAATTCCTCGAGCAAATCGAAGTCCGCTCCGTCACCGAGCCCGCCTCCCTTTACGACACAAGCCCCATTCGACGCAATTCTAGTTCGCCCGAATGGAACCTGATCTACTCGGAACTAGAAAAAAACAAGGGCAACCGGAAGGCCACCGCAAAAAAATTAGGCATCAGCCGAGGATGCCTATATTATCAAATCAGAAAGCACGGAAGCTAG